One window of Pseudomonas urmiensis genomic DNA carries:
- the uraH gene encoding hydroxyisourate hydrolase, with protein MGRLTTHVLDAAHGCPGSSIKVELYRVEGQQLELVNTALTNSDGRVDAPLLQGDDYRTGVYQLQFSAGDYYRARGVALPEAAFLDVVVLRFGIDEKQEHYHVPLLISPYSYSTYRGS; from the coding sequence ATGGGACGTTTGACTACTCACGTACTGGATGCTGCGCATGGCTGCCCGGGCAGCTCGATCAAGGTCGAGTTGTACCGTGTCGAAGGCCAGCAGCTGGAGTTGGTGAATACTGCGCTGACCAATAGCGATGGCCGGGTCGATGCGCCGTTGCTGCAGGGTGATGACTACCGCACTGGGGTGTACCAGTTGCAGTTCAGTGCTGGGGACTACTATCGGGCTCGGGGCGTGGCTTTGCCAGAAGCGGCGTTCCTGGATGTTGTGGTGCTGCGGTTTGGGATTGATGAAAAGCAGGAGCACTACCATGTGCCGCTGCTGATCTCGCCCTATAGCTACTCGACCTATCGTGGAAGCTAG